In Cryptomeria japonica chromosome 10, Sugi_1.0, whole genome shotgun sequence, a genomic segment contains:
- the LOC131029292 gene encoding transcription factor ILI6 — protein MSTEGSSKKRRSGGKQNSRATDQQINDLLSKLKSLLPEICDNNDKVPASKVLQETCNYIRSLHREVEGLSEKLAELLENTENGSAQAALIRSLLR, from the exons ATGTCGACTGAGGGGTCGAGCAAGAAGAGAAGATCAGGTGGGAAGCAGAATTCAAGAGCAACTGACCAGCAAATCAATGATCTGCTCTCCAAATTGAAGTCACTCTTACCAGAGATTTGTGACAATAATGACAAG GTTCCAGCATCAAAGGTGCTTCAGGAGACATGCAACTACATACGGAGCTTACACAGAGAGGTAGAGGGCTTGAGCGAAAAGTTGGCTGAACTCTTAGAAAATACTGAAAATGGCAGTGCACAAGCGGCATTAATAAGGAGTCTCCTTAGATGA